In the Bacillus shivajii genome, one interval contains:
- a CDS encoding glycine betaine uptake BCCT transporter produces the protein MNKVSTVFWIAIVLSLVFVLWGVISPEHLGSVMDVTLGFFLQNFGWFYQIAATFFLVAALYLIFSKYGKIKLGKDDDKPEFSRPTWFAMLFSAGMGIGLLFFGVSEPIAHFAHPPFIEGDTGEAAIMSLRYTYLHWGFHAWAIYAIIALALAYFKFRKGYPGLMSATLIPLLGDKVKGKTGTIIDIVAVFATIFGVCASLGLGAAQINGGLSYLTGIPNNFTIQFIIIAAVTVLFLISAGTGIKKGIKYLSNTNMALAVILFLAVIILGPTIFLLDLFVTTLGSYVQNLPAMGLRLSPFDEGSAAWLQGWTIFYWAWWIAWSPFVGTFIARVSKGRTVREFVIAVLLAPTLVCTLWFCVFGGTGIFYEYTMGLDVSGQALEAALFFVYEQLPLSGLLSIITIFLISTFFITSADSATFVLGMQTTNGSTEPPNVVKYIWGLILAASAVVLMASGGLEAMQTAIIVSAFPLTLILFVTTFSMLKAFKGEIKPKPRPDRGPEKEKKLARSKVKGPDEEDLNPT, from the coding sequence ATGAATAAAGTATCGACTGTTTTTTGGATAGCCATTGTCCTGTCGCTAGTTTTTGTTCTTTGGGGTGTCATTTCACCCGAACATTTAGGAAGCGTCATGGATGTTACACTAGGATTTTTCCTGCAAAATTTCGGCTGGTTTTATCAAATCGCTGCTACTTTCTTTCTCGTAGCTGCCCTATACCTTATCTTTAGCAAGTACGGGAAAATTAAGCTTGGTAAAGACGATGATAAACCTGAATTCAGCCGCCCAACTTGGTTCGCAATGCTGTTTAGTGCCGGAATGGGGATCGGCTTATTATTCTTTGGAGTTTCCGAACCTATTGCCCACTTTGCCCATCCACCATTCATTGAAGGTGATACCGGTGAAGCAGCAATTATGAGCTTACGGTATACATACCTTCATTGGGGATTTCATGCTTGGGCCATTTATGCGATCATTGCGCTCGCTCTTGCTTATTTTAAATTCCGAAAAGGATATCCTGGTTTAATGAGTGCAACGCTTATACCTTTACTTGGGGACAAAGTAAAAGGGAAAACCGGAACGATTATCGATATTGTCGCCGTTTTTGCAACCATTTTTGGTGTATGCGCATCGCTTGGTTTAGGTGCAGCACAAATCAATGGTGGTTTAAGCTATTTAACTGGCATTCCCAATAACTTTACGATTCAATTTATAATCATTGCTGCTGTTACAGTATTGTTTTTAATTAGTGCTGGCACAGGGATCAAAAAAGGGATTAAATATTTAAGTAATACGAATATGGCATTAGCGGTCATTTTATTTTTAGCTGTGATCATCCTTGGTCCCACTATCTTTTTATTAGACTTATTTGTCACAACTTTAGGAAGTTATGTACAAAACCTTCCAGCTATGGGGCTGCGCTTATCCCCCTTTGATGAAGGTAGTGCCGCTTGGCTTCAAGGTTGGACAATCTTCTATTGGGCTTGGTGGATTGCATGGTCACCATTTGTTGGAACGTTTATCGCCCGCGTTTCAAAAGGGAGAACCGTACGGGAATTTGTAATCGCCGTTTTACTTGCCCCGACACTTGTTTGTACACTATGGTTTTGTGTGTTTGGGGGAACAGGTATTTTTTACGAGTATACAATGGGACTGGACGTATCTGGACAAGCACTTGAAGCAGCCTTGTTCTTTGTTTATGAACAGTTGCCGTTAAGCGGTCTTCTGTCAATTATCACGATCTTTCTCATCAGCACGTTCTTTATTACCTCTGCTGATTCCGCAACCTTTGTTCTTGGAATGCAAACAACAAACGGCAGTACTGAACCGCCAAACGTTGTAAAGTACATTTGGGGCTTAATCTTAGCAGCTTCAGCCGTCGTCTTGATGGCTTCAGGAGGACTTGAAGCCATGCAAACAGCGATTATTGTCAGTGCGTTCCCGCTGACCCTAATCCTATTCGTTACAACATTCTCAATGCTAAAAGCATTTAAAGGAGAAATAAAACCAAAGCCTAGACCTGATCGTGGACCTGAAAAAGAGAAGAAGTTAGCACGAAGCAAAGTAAAAGGCCCAGATGAAGAAGACTTGAATCCGACGTAA